In the genome of Rhopalosiphum padi isolate XX-2018 chromosome 1, ASM2088224v1, whole genome shotgun sequence, the window tagtttataggtacaatatacttCATCTGTTTCAATTTCGTTTTACACTACGTTCTGGTAAACACTAAATAGTAactccattatttatttttcgtacgTCCGTAGTTGTCAAACATAAACATGGCTAAGTTCGATTTGACGAGTAAGATGACGAAATACCTGGACCGGCATTTGGTAGCTCCGCTGCTGGAGTTCTTATGGGCGAAAAAGGTGAGTTTTTCTGTTATTACTATCTCGACCAAGAGAGAAACTTAAACCGATTGAGTACAGTTCATAGTAGGTATTATGTTTTGATGAATTTTTGGTCATGAAAAACAATTTGTCCCtcacataatgtatataatttctatCAAAAAGCTTtaatttgttgtataatttGTACTGATCTTATACTGTTTATTTAGATCTACAATGAGAATGAAATTTTGCAAGCCAAATTGGATATTCTTAATAAGACTAACATGATGGATTATGTTATTGAAATTTACAAACAGTTGAATCCCGATAAAGAAGTACCCGAGGTATGTACCTAGGTTTATTATTCTTGAACTTAAAacctttgatattttttatttaatcaaaaaattataatattaggaaaTGAAAACAAGAAGAGATCAAATTGTGTCGCAGCTTAATCAATTTCAAAGTGAAGTTGATGTTGTGATGAATTTTCTCAAAGATGATAAAGTCATGAAAAATATGGAAACTATGAGGGATCCTAAAACATTATCAACATATTTGACCAATGAATTCGACGTAAGTGTTATTTCTGttcttcataaattattattaattttatttaaaattttaattcttagaAACCTAAGTTTAAGATTTTATAGTCATTTAGTATTACTGAGTACTACCTTCTCACTCTGCAATTTCtgctttttaataaaataaaaaaaaaagattttatttcttctaattttttttaaattttcttctttgtgttaagtacttttaaattacttaaacatATAAGTAACTATAGTTAAatgtatttctaaaacttataaaatatgaattctaAAAACtacactttatatattatatacttaaatgctatagttttttaatttatttatagttaaaaatcttaaatctttatagattgttaaataatatatttatatatttaaaatataccttataaatggaataaattggtcattactcattactatTCATAATTGGAATATTAGTGCTAAGAGTTGAGGTTTTAGTTTAATGCATTAGTAAGAATATGAACATTATGGAATCCTTTTTAAGATAATTACaatatagaattaaattttaCCGCCATGGTAGTTGCAAAAACTGGAAAGTATTtaccatttaaattaattaaataaaatgatgtaaTGGAAGTCTAATTATCacttagtatttaattaataataattaataactataatatagcaatttatttttttgtttatttagtttaaagtaGAAATGATGGAAAGTATGTACAAATTTGCCAAGTACCATTATGATTGTGGAAATTATGCTGGTACGACAAgtcatttatacttttatttattagttatgtcGCCTTCTGACAAGGTAAATTCATCAATGCGTAAAATTCTTATTggatttttagtattaaatttataatatttgaactatTCTTTAGAACTATTTGAATGTTCTTTGGGGAAAACTAGCATCTGAAATTCTTATTCAAAACTGGGAAACTGCTCTGGAAGATTTAAACAAACTACGAGAGTACATTGATTCCAATACTAATGGTTCTCCATTACATTTGCTACAACAACGAACATGGTTAATTCACTGGAgtctatttgtttttttcaatcATGTTAAGGGACGTGACCTTATTATTGATATGTTTCTGTACAGGCCAAAGTAATATGTTttgaatactaataaaaatattatattatattatatacttacaaattattttcttgTTAGCTATTTAAATGCTATTCAAACCATGTGCCCACACATTCTTCGCTACCTGGCCACTGCAGTAATTATCAATCGTTCAAGAAGAGCAGCTATGAAGGATCTTGTCAAGGTTATTCAACAAGTgagttttaaaaacat includes:
- the LOC132917301 gene encoding eukaryotic translation initiation factor 3 subunit E-like, translating into MAKFDLTSKMTKYLDRHLVAPLLEFLWAKKIYNENEILQAKLDILNKTNMMDYVIEIYKQLNPDKEVPEEMKTRRDQIVSQLNQFQSEVDVVMNFLKDDKVMKNMETMRDPKTLSTYLTNEFDFKVEMMESMYKFAKYHYDCGNYAGTTSHLYFYLLVMSPSDKNYLNVLWGKLASEILIQNWETALEDLNKLREYIDSNTNGSPLHLLQQRTWLIHWSLFVFFNHVKGRDLIIDMFLYRPNYLNAIQTMCPHILRYLATAVIINRSRRAAMKDLVKVIQQESYTYRDPITELLENLYVNFDFEGARDKLHECQIVLFNDFFLTACLDDFVENARLMIFETFCRIHQCISIGMLAEKLNMNPEEAECWIVNLIRNARLDAKIDSKLGHVVMGTQPLSPYQQLLEKIDTLSVRSEALQQLIERKVKAKTQEQDPLWYNP